GGCGTCACGTTGCAGAGCCCAGGCGGCCGCACCCATGAACACCAGCGCATGGCAGTACATCACCAGTTCCTGGGTGGCGGTAGCGCCCAGATCAAAGCCGTAGCGCATCGCGACGACGAACACCGTCAGCAGGACCATGGCCAGCGTCAGCCAACTCAGTAGCCGTCCCATGACGCTATTCAGCGTATCGATGAGGCGGGCAATAGACAGGCAACTGGAGGCAAATCGACCGGGCATGGCAGGGGTGTTCCAGATAGAAGCGCCCCGGCACTCAGCACCGGGCAGGCTAGGGGCAGACGATAAGGGCGGTTCGTTTCAGGACGGAATAATGCGCGTCCGGCCGCGGTCGTCGATGGCGACGAAAACGAATATGGCTTCGGTCACCTTGCGGCTTTCGTCGTGGGCAAGATCCTCGCTCCAGACCTCGACCAGCATCTTCACCGAGCTGCGACCGATTTCCAGCACGTGGGCATGGAAGGCCAACTGCGCGCCGATCGGTACCGGTACCATAAACCCCATCCGATCGATGGCGACGGTTGCCACACGGCCACGCGCCAAGCGGGCTGCGGTACTGGAGCCGGCGATGTCCATCTGCGATACCAGCCAGCCGCCGAAAATATCACCAAAGCTATTACCGTCGCGCGGCAGAGCAGTGATCTTGAGCGCCAGCTCCCCCTTGGGTAGCGGGTCCTTGTCTAATTCGTGCATGGATTACTCAATAATGGTCTGTTGTATTTATTATCTTCACTCATGCGGTGAATGATCGTTGACATTCCTAAAACAGCGCTATGGTAAGGGAATGCGGGCTGCGTCTCAATCTTTGTCTGTCGCGGCTTGAGCCCGTAACAGAGGCGCTGCTTCAAGTAACGCGGTCGCACCAAAAAGAGTCATGGCGCGTTGCGTTGGGTCGGGCTTTTAGTGAACGCAGAGATTCGCTTGTGGGGGTCGTCTTCGCCCCGTTGCCGCTGGGCCGCACTGGCCCACCAATCAAGCTGTTCGAATGTACGCCCCAGGTAGCCATTCCAGCGCTTCAAGTCGCTGCCGGCTGACCACCCACCTTCTTCTGTCAAAACAGTCTGTGCTTCAGGCACATGGATCATCGCTGAAACCGGCAGGCAGCCCATTTCCGAGAGGAAGCTGCGCATACCCACCGCAGCACGCACGCCCCCCCATTGCCCGGCGGAATAGGTAACGATGGCGCTGGGTTTGTAGGAAAACAGCGAGCTGCCGAAATGATTCAGCAGATGCGCCAATGCCGGGCTCATCGAATGATTGTATTCGGGGCTGACCATCACGTAACCATCTGCCATCTTGATCTTTTCAGCCAGCTTTTCCAGCGCTGCCGGCGCTTTGCTGGGAGCATAGGCAAAGTGCGGTTTGAAGACCGTGCCCAGGTCATAGTCCAGCGGGTCAATCAGCTCGGCCGAATTGTCTGACGCGTCTATATGCGCCAGACAGGCACGTGCCACGCGCAGACCGAGGCGGGCTGGCCGCGGTGGTGTGCTGTCCCGAGTAGTGCCGAGAAAGATCAGAAAATGCTTACTCACCGGCTTGCTCCGCAAACTGTTTCAGGTGACTAATGTGCGCCGGCTGTCGCAGCCGGCGGTCTGGTTAGGGACGTTTATGTTTTCAACATCTTTACTGGCTTTGCCGGCGGGGAAACCAGTGCTGGGTGCGGTTGGCAAACGCCACCAGCGACAGCATCACTGGCACTTCCACCAGTACACCCACCACGGTTACCAGCGCGGCTCCAGAGTTGAGGCCGAACATGCCGATGGCCACGGCGACGGCCAGTTCGAAAAAGTTTGAAGTGCCAATCATTGCGCAGGGCGCAGCGACATTGAACGGGACCTTCCATAGCCTCGCCGCAGCGTAAGCGATGGCGAAAATGCCGTAGGACTGGATCAGCAGGGGCACTGCGATCAGACCAATCAGCAGTGGCTGTTGCAGAATGACATTGCCCTGGAAGCCAAAGAGCAACACCACAGTGGCCAGCAGGCCAAGCACGGACAAGGGTTTTACCTCGGACGTAAAGCGCTTTACCGCCTCTTCCGCAGCCTTTTTCGAGCTGGCCCCGGCGCTGATTTGCCAGCGCGTCAGCACACCGGCAATCAGCGGGATCAGTACATACAGTGCTACCGAGAGAATCAGCGTTGCCCAGGGTACTTCGATGTCAGTCACCCCGAGCAGCAGTGCCACGATAGGCGCAAAGGCAAAGATCATGATGACGTCGTTCAGTGCAACCTGGGCCAGGGTGTAATTGGGATCGCCCTTGGTCAGCTGCGACCAGACAAACACCATGGCCGTGCACGGCGCTGCGCCAAGGAGGATCAAGCCGGCAATGTACTGGCTGGCGTTGGCCGGATCGATCAGATCAATAAAGAAATAATGGAAGAACAGCACACCCAGACCAGCCATGGTGAAAGGCTTGATCAGCCAGTTCACCACCAGGGTGATAATCAAGCCCTTGGGTCGCTCATGAACACGCTTGAGGCTGCTGAAATCCACCGACACCATCATTGGGTAGACCATGAACCAGATCAGAGCCGCGACGATGAAGTTTACTGAGCCGTATTCCATGGATGCCAGCCACTGCACACCCCCAGGCAGCGAACTACCCAAGGCTATACCGGCCGCTATGGCCAGCGCCACCCAGACCGACAGATAGCGTTCGAAAGCGGAGATGGAGCTGCTGGAATCAGTCATGGCTACGCATCCGGTCGGGAATACTGCAATCCTGATCCTGTGTGGCCGCCTGGCGCACAGCGTTGTCGAGCCAGTCTGCCAGCTCGCTGAGGGTTGCCGGGTTGAGTGAATAGCAGATGCGCGGGTGCTCTATTTCACCGGTGATGACCCCCGACGCCTTCAGAATGCGCAGGTGTTCCGAGACGGTTGATTGCGCCAGACCGATTTCTTCGACGATATCCCCGCCGATACAGCTTTGCCGATCAACCAGCAGTTGCACGATCCGAATCCGCGCAGGATGGCCGAGTGCCTTGGCAAGCTTGGCGAGCGTATTGACGTTAAGCTTGGTCATAGAGCCACTTCATATCGTTTATCGTCGTTTAACGATACAGAAGATCAGGAAAATGGCAAGAGGTTGTACGAGAGTCTTGCAGGTATAGGCGCTTGGACGTGCAGAGAAGATGGGCAGAGCTTATACCGTACCGAGCGCATGTGCCGTGCTGTACAGCACAGGCGTCGGCGGTATTACCCTGAAACCGGAAAAGAAGCCCGCATCCAGAGGTACTTACTTCAGGCTCAGAACCCACTCGGCCAGTTCAGTGGCTTCTTCGTCGGTGACCTGGTTGGCCGGCATCGGGATCGGGCCCCACAGACCGGAGACGCCGTTTTTGATATGTCCGGCAACAGTCGCTACTGCGCCTTCTTCGCCTTTGTATTTGGCCGCGACATCTTTCAGCGCGGGGCCGACCAGTTTGCTGTCTACTTTATGGCAGGCAACGCAGGGCTTGCTGTTGAACAGTGCTTCGCCGTCAGCGAGCGCCAGAGGGGCGGCGAGCAGAGCGCCGACAGTCATCAAGGGTAGTATCAAATGTTTCATGGTGTTTCCTCACAGGGCTAATCAGGTGCGTAGTGCCGATCTGAATGACGGCTTTTACGCAGCATGCAATCAAATTGCCGCTTTAACCTGGACAACACAAGTGGCGATTTGTCGCAGAATACGTAGGCGCGGCTCCTTTTGGGCGGGGCTGATAATGCCTTGGCAGAGAACAGCAATGGACGCGGTCAGCATGTTTGGGTATGTTTCGGGACACAAAATCGTTCTGTATCTATTGTTGTGCATCTGCGCGCTATGGCGCCGGTGACACTTTCTTCGGCAATTGTATTGGAGGCAACATGGAAATCACGTCCTACAGCATGAACTGGCACTACCCCACCGCGATGCGGGTAGGCGCCGGGCGTATTCGTGAACTCGGCAAATGTTGTGGGCAGTTGGGCATGCAGGCGCCGCTGCTGGTCACCGATCCGGGTCTGGCTGCTTTCCCCATGGTCGAAGCGGCGCTGCAGAATTGCCGTGATGCAGGGCTGCGAGTGGGGCTGTTCAGTGCGATCAAAGGTAATCCCACTGGCACTAATGTCGCCGACGGTGTGGCCGCATTGAAAGCCGGTGAACACGATGGTGTGATTGCCTTTGGCGGAGGCTCCGCTATCGATGCGGCCAAGGCCATTGCGCTGATTGCCCACCAGAGCTGCGGCTTGTTCGAAGCCAACCCGGGCACGGTAGACGCCAGCAAGATGCTGCCGGTGGTCGCCGTGCCGACCACTGCCGGTACCGGCTCGGAAGTGGGCCAGGCGGTGGTGATCACTGACGAAGACAAGCACGTCAAGCGTCCGATTTTTCACCTGAAGATGGTGCCGGGCATTGTCATTCTGGATCCCGAGCTGACCCTGGGCCTACCGCCCAAACTCACTGCCGCTACCGGTATGGATGCGCTGGCGCACAACCTGGAAGCCTACTGCACGCCGCTCTACCATCCGATGGCCGAAGCCGTCGCCCTGGAGGGCATGCGTCTGGTCAAGGAATACCTGCCGCGCGCCACGGCCAACGGGCAGGATGTGGAAGCACGCCAACAGATGCTGGTGGCGTCCAGCATGGGCGCGGTGGCATTTCAGCGGGGTCTGGGTGCTATTCATGCGGTGTCGCATACCCTGGGCGCGCTTTACGACAGCCATCACGGGCTGCTGAATGCGATCATGATGCCCTATGTACTACAGGCTAATCGCGCGCAGATCGAACCTGAAATGCTGCGTCTGTCGCGTTATCTGGACTTGCCCACCCCGGGCTTTGAAGGCGTCCTGGCGTGGATTCTACAATTGCGTGCCGAGCTTGATATTCCGCA
This genomic stretch from Halopseudomonas pelagia harbors:
- a CDS encoding c-type cytochrome, encoding MKHLILPLMTVGALLAAPLALADGEALFNSKPCVACHKVDSKLVGPALKDVAAKYKGEEGAVATVAGHIKNGVSGLWGPIPMPANQVTDEEATELAEWVLSLK
- a CDS encoding NADPH-dependent FMN reductase, with amino-acid sequence MSKHFLIFLGTTRDSTPPRPARLGLRVARACLAHIDASDNSAELIDPLDYDLGTVFKPHFAYAPSKAPAALEKLAEKIKMADGYVMVSPEYNHSMSPALAHLLNHFGSSLFSYKPSAIVTYSAGQWGGVRAAVGMRSFLSEMGCLPVSAMIHVPEAQTVLTEEGGWSAGSDLKRWNGYLGRTFEQLDWWASAAQRQRGEDDPHKRISAFTKSPTQRNAP
- a CDS encoding iron-containing alcohol dehydrogenase, which encodes MEITSYSMNWHYPTAMRVGAGRIRELGKCCGQLGMQAPLLVTDPGLAAFPMVEAALQNCRDAGLRVGLFSAIKGNPTGTNVADGVAALKAGEHDGVIAFGGGSAIDAAKAIALIAHQSCGLFEANPGTVDASKMLPVVAVPTTAGTGSEVGQAVVITDEDKHVKRPIFHLKMVPGIVILDPELTLGLPPKLTAATGMDALAHNLEAYCTPLYHPMAEAVALEGMRLVKEYLPRATANGQDVEARQQMLVASSMGAVAFQRGLGAIHAVSHTLGALYDSHHGLLNAIMMPYVLQANRAQIEPEMLRLSRYLDLPTPGFEGVLAWILQLRAELDIPHTLADIGMDDSQAETIGKMSARDVTARTNAVQMDATQYQQLFLNALKGTL
- the arsB gene encoding ACR3 family arsenite efflux transporter yields the protein MTDSSSSISAFERYLSVWVALAIAAGIALGSSLPGGVQWLASMEYGSVNFIVAALIWFMVYPMMVSVDFSSLKRVHERPKGLIITLVVNWLIKPFTMAGLGVLFFHYFFIDLIDPANASQYIAGLILLGAAPCTAMVFVWSQLTKGDPNYTLAQVALNDVIMIFAFAPIVALLLGVTDIEVPWATLILSVALYVLIPLIAGVLTRWQISAGASSKKAAEEAVKRFTSEVKPLSVLGLLATVVLLFGFQGNVILQQPLLIGLIAVPLLIQSYGIFAIAYAAARLWKVPFNVAAPCAMIGTSNFFELAVAVAIGMFGLNSGAALVTVVGVLVEVPVMLSLVAFANRTQHWFPRRQSQ
- a CDS encoding acyl-CoA thioesterase, whose product is MHELDKDPLPKGELALKITALPRDGNSFGDIFGGWLVSQMDIAGSSTAARLARGRVATVAIDRMGFMVPVPIGAQLAFHAHVLEIGRSSVKMLVEVWSEDLAHDESRKVTEAIFVFVAIDDRGRTRIIPS
- a CDS encoding ArsR/SmtB family transcription factor — translated: MTKLNVNTLAKLAKALGHPARIRIVQLLVDRQSCIGGDIVEEIGLAQSTVSEHLRILKASGVITGEIEHPRICYSLNPATLSELADWLDNAVRQAATQDQDCSIPDRMRSHD